In Lolium rigidum isolate FL_2022 chromosome 3, APGP_CSIRO_Lrig_0.1, whole genome shotgun sequence, the genomic window gatgatcatgtgatcatcaacgAGCTGGTCATTGGGTTGCTTTCCTGTTGCCTGTGCCTTGCTGTTACTTATCTCTGTGAatgtgtgtggcacagatcagtgctggtgcttgctcaagcatcaactgatgcttgcattgatcctctggatcattagcaaatgtctgtttcatgatttacttgttaatatcaattatctgtgttgcctatattgattgagtggataattgatgtgaactgtgatacagtgatgatcaaataaattgttgaaatgaagctagagggatgccaacatcagttgggtaccctagctcctttttgaacccatctgggtaatgataGATGTGTTGAGCTTAACTGTGGGGTTTTGTGATgtggttgaggtagccctgacagTAATTCATTGctgttagggtagctcccacctatgttggctttctgtgatggatagatgctcactggctagtcacttggtgaatttccagtagccttgatgttgataaacaagataggcacatgttgcctatcaatctgatggtttagctaggctaataggtgctttgtgaatcTGGATGTCTACCTAGGAGTGAATCctgctggatttctctggttgtgacactgtgttgtcacaaccagtgttccctggtttgatttccttctagccttggttgtacttgctggcaccaattggtttagtaaccaaatgatgatacatccagggtttcatacccttCTTGCTTCTGTgtgattgatgcatatgcttatatataaACAAAAccctctggtttgttcatgatgcttggtatacctcactccgagCTCCTAGGATTTGATGTtgatgtagagggtttgcttctgtgtggttcttgtggttgatttacttgccctgctcctcctggtgagcttgatgcctcttggttatgtgctcgtggtggtggaaatgtgtTGAACAGCGAGTggctgttcaagctgttcttgtgttcttggctgTCCTTGTGACTTACTGCGTGAAGCTGCTTGTCGATCAAATGATCTAGGGTTTCTCGTGGCAAGTTTTATATGTTTACGGCTTGCTCTTGTTGGTCGACAACACTACCTacagcttgtggtgactcactcGGCTTTGTGTGTTGTTACACATGCACACGGCCTTGTGTGCTGCACTGGTTGTATGTGTGTGCAAGTCCAGCTTGGGACTTGTGCTGTGGAGAGCTTATCTCGGCAGCTTGAGCATATCCCCTTCATTTCTATTGTTTGCTAacatgccaagtggctttgccacttggcttaatgatcTGGTTGTTGTGTATGTGTGCAGGTATCAAGTGCTGATCAGGATGATCTCAAGATCATCAggatcaaagaattcatgaagatcacaatgtagtttaggtcatttagatatcttgtaattttcttttttctttttctatttattcaattcttgtaatatgttgtaattccataattcaacTGTGGCAAAGCGTCAACTGTGGCAAAAATTGGTTGCAGCAAGGAAATTGGAAAAGATTATATCGGTCAACATAGCAAAATATACTTTAGCCGACACTTAATCTTCTTCGAAGGATCAAGCATTGGCCCGAGGGCTAAAGGATATTGCGCCAAATATTACTTACATGGTCACGAGAAACTGGAGGGACGAAGGCGCATGTAGAGGGATTAACCGTCGACAGAGGAACCTTGGCCACAGTTGTTCTTGGTGGAAGAAAGGGCTCAGCAATCGAAGGATTTGATTCTTTTGCTGACTCAGCCTTTTCGATCAATAGTTTCGCTCTCTTCGAGAGAGGaatttcatcatcatcctcagagTTGAGCAGAAAGAAAGTCAGTGAAGGTAGCAAAAACAAAATACAAGCAAAAAGGAGTGAAAAAATACTTACGATGTGGAATCAATGCCATCCTCATCTGCGAAGAGTGTCGATGCACTTTTCAAAGGTTGAGGAGTCGAAGCGTCGCGAGAAGGAGCGGGGGAAGCAGACGCATCAgcatcatcatcttgtccgctaggacttgattctcTTTGTTGCTATCAAATCTTCGTTGATCTTCCTGCGGCGCATAGATCTAGTGAAGGCATCACcctcgggggcttcatcgccttgGACGTCGCTATCCTCAAGAATGTGTTGATCATCTTCGGTCTCTTCCGAAGCATCGTCATCCTCGGGAGCTACACCACTTTCAGGTGTGTGGGGGTAACACTGAGCAACGGTGGAAGCCTGTCGATAAAAGAAATTAAAGGACTCAGATTCAGAAGCAAAGACAACGCTCAATGCAAATACAATTaaaatcaccttggcgggaagatGCTTGAGGTCGAGAGGAGGGCGAGCCGAAGTCATGACAATATTTTCCTTCTGACCGAGGCGAGTTAGGCGTCGCACCTCATCTCGAAGATCCTCTTCGGACACCTTGATTAAACTAATTCTCAATTTATCCGAGGCACCATTGTACAACCATAACTAATGAGGTCTTgacatcagcggctgcacccTACGCCTTAGAAACACGGAAACCACCTCAGTACCACACATTGTCAAACCTTCTGCATTCTTCAGGTCTAAGACCTTTTCATATAGTTGATCGGCTATGGCACTTTCTTCGGCAGTCAGAGTGTTTTGCCAGGATTTCTTCGGCACTACGGAAAGGACGTCCTCGAATGGAGGAAGATTGGACCGCCGTCCTGGCACTAGGATGTCTCGGAGATAAAACCACTTCTGTGGCCAGCCCTGAACTGACTCTTTCGTTGGATAGTCGAAGTAGTtgacctccttcctgacgacgaagccgacgccGCCAACAACAGGGGGACCGTCGTTGCCATTGTGGCGTTTGACGTAAAAGATCTTCCTCCACAAgccccagtgagggtcaatgccgagAAAGGCCTCACACAAAGTAATAAAGATGGAAAGGTGAAGGATGGAGTTAGGAGTcatctgccagagctgaatcccatagaagacCAGAAGTGAGCTaagaaactcgtgggcaggaagagaaagtccACGGAACAGGAAAACGACGAACATTACAGTGAAGCCTTTCGGAGGCCTTGGGCGGGAGGAAGAACCTGGACGAAGGTAGTCAGATTCACAGATGAGATTAGGCCAAGTGATCTCAACTTGTTCTCATCGCgcttggagatggtggaggcggaccAATCCCGACCAACCTTGGCCGCGCCTGTGGTAGCGCTTGAACCAgcggttcccttcttcttgcccatggcggctGAGTTCTTGTAAGCAGAAGCAACGACGAGAAGGAAGTAAGGAAGGAGATGAGCAGTGCAGAGGCGTAAAAATCAAAAGCAGGAAAGGGTTCCCTATTTATAACAGGAAATGCTTGGAGATCGTGGCCGTTACTTTGGTGATCGTGGGAAGATGGGCGAGGATCCAGTAGTACACGTGTCCAGAAGGAGAAATAAAACTGGTGGCACATTACTCTCACTACGCGCGGGAATTGAGGAGGCACCTCGATCAATGCACAAGCACTAGTTATTCttaactgaccgcgcagaagtagggtggccCGTCAGGTCATGTCATGTCAATCAGACCACCGTAGAGGTTACGTGACATCATCAAAAGTATCGACTCCTCGTAAAGCATTCGAAGAAGTCTACAAGAtcttgagtagtacaacttgagtctgcaCACGGTTGCCAGCATGCGTGCatagacttgggggctactcccatcgggagcgcttgttccgcacccgataaaaattatgAACCTGAAGGAGTCACAagatccaggatcatgcccgaggACTTAATTCTGTGTAGAGTTGCGTTGTTTCACCAGGCGGCGATTAAccagcatcgatttatcgagtgaagttgggcacgttactcaatatcctttacgtacTGCTAACAAGCATGGCCCTATACGAATGTATTGAGGACCCGATACAGAAACATGTCGGATGAagaaaaacattcgagtagtacaacttgagtctgcaCACGGTTGCCAGCATCCATGTCTAGACtcgaggctactcccatcgggagcgcttgtcacgcacccgataaaaaaaggCGTTGCTATCTTGAAGGAGTCGATATTGTTTCGGCAATCATAAACGATCGACAAAAGGCAATTTTAGTCTCTGCCCGAAGTTTCTTTAGTCACtcaggggctactgttgtgggcatTACCCTACGAGTAACTAGTGTTGTGCTACCTCTAGCGGCCCAactggggcccatgaagatcatccaccgatcAAAGTGGACCGCTATGTCGGTTCCTGTGAAGGATTCTTGAAGGACAAGGAAAGGagacgaagaaacaaggaaagtttaattatagcactctttgtaacctagtcgtacccggacagatctctcgggaCCTAGCTCATAATATAGAGCTAGGAAAGGGGCTATCGAGAGACACACAATCAATCTAACCATAACCACCGCAAGTCGAGAGTTAGATCATACACCATCATAGCTTTTCGTCGAGTCCCTAGACTAAGCCTTCAGCTAATCAAGATCAGATAGTCCCTAGGCttcagctaccccattgtaaTTCGATATTTTGAATAATCAAGatgagacaagcaggaagtaaaggttttacctctacgagggctgaacctgggtaaatgtctctccccgtttgtttggtatccgatgtctcgtattAGCCTGCAGGATCAACCCTAAACCTTTTAAGGTGGGCAttaccgaggagcaccctcgacaattaacACCGTCTGTGAAAAATTTGTCGGTACAAAGCACGTTATCGGCAGCTCCAGTCACATCAACAGCGTTGTGCTGACTTCAACATCTTCGAGCCCAAGAAACTCGGTTCGCGCGGTGATATGAACACGACCTTCATAGCTGAATTTCACGAGCATCTTTATTTATCGACACCGCCAACAAACGCCAACTCCGAACAAACACGTACTCTAGAACAGAACACACAGACTAGCGCATGAACACGCACGACTTAGATACAAAAGTTCTGAACAGAAAATGAACGCATGCAAGATCGATCACTCCTTAGTGAAGCATTAAGCAGCTGTCAGCGCAAGCTTACTCCTTAACCATCTGCCTAATAACCCTCGGCTCCTTCTCCTGCACCGGCGGCAGTATCACAGCGTCCTTCTGCGCATGCACCACCTCCCTCAACTCTTCTTCAGGGACGCCGAAGCTGGCCGCGAGCTCCGGCCCGAGCATGGTGCGGAGGACCGAGGTGGCGCCAGCCAGGAACTGCGGCCTGTTCCGCCGCGCCGACGTGGTGAACCCGAAGAACTCGAACGGCCCGGTCTGCGACGCCACCTGCGCGAACGGGAAGTAGCGCGGGATCCAGAACACGTCGCCGGGGCGCACCTTCGCGCTCATCGCCAGCGTCCCGTTGGGGAAGACCACCTGGATGTCACCTTCCCCGCCGAGCACCACGCCGTACTCCGTCGCCCTCGGGTTCACGTGCGGCGCCATCATCGAACCCTGCAGCACATATGCCATGCCACACGCAGCATCGATCAGCCTCGCTGCAATCGAATCTTAATCTACTGCATGCCTTACTTGTATGGAATAGCAAGACGTACGGCGGTGAGGTTGACGAGGTATACGCCAATGTCGGAGTGGCCGAGGGGCTCGTAGTCGTGCTTGTCGATGGAGACGCTCCAGCCGTAATCGTTCTGGAAGCTGGGGTCGTGGTCGAAGAGGTTGTATGGATCCGGCGCGCTCACCGTCTTGTCTGACTTCTTATTCGGCTCCGCGGCATTGGAGGGTGCCCCTCCGATGAACCCGCCCATCAGCTTCCTCCACGACCATGTCCACTGCCCGTTACCACGTTCGTCTTCATCGCCTCTCCCCACCGGTCTCCATGGATCGTTCTCCCTTTCCTTCTCTCCGGCATCACGCTTCTTGTCTCCCCGCCCGGGATCCGTTGTGTTTGTGTAGAACACAATAGGCCCAGACTTAACCGTGAAAATTCTTGCCAATTCGTCGTAAGTAGTCTGGACATCagaatcaattttaatcagtgtGTCATGATGTGTATGTTGCTTATGTAATGTTGAGAGACGAATTAGCTAGCTCACGTTGAAAGCGGTGGTAAGTATCGTTGGGTAAAAGCCGCCCAGCACCGACCCCTGTTTCCCTGCCCCACCAAGATAGAACGACTGCATCGTATCATCAATTTGtcagcatatatatatatataggatcgaCATGTAAATAATCAAGCAGGACTAATTTTTTATCGACATGTGCAAAGTAAGCTATACATGGTTTGCAAATGCAGAATAAACAGGGCATATTGCATATATATACATGACCTGATAAGGGCCGAAGCCGGCGCTATCTGATGCGTCGATGCTGCATATGACCTGCAGCCTCTGGCCTTCGCCGGTGTTGACCATGTAGAAGGTGGAGCCGGCGTCGATGTGGAGCACGTCGCCCATCTTGAGCTTTTTCTCCACAAGCTCGTCCTTGTGGATCCATCCAACTTTCACCTCCCCTGCTCACGTCGTTAAATCGATCATGATCCACAATCTAAGTCCACATGTAATAAAAACTAGTTTCAACTGCTTGACTAAAGTATGCACCTCGCTGCACGAAGAGGATGAGGTTGGAGTCCATGTACTGCGGCACGAACAGCGTCTTGGGCTCCATGGTGATGAAGCCGATGTGCATGAAGGACGCCGGCGGCCACGGCTGCCCACGCACGACGTGCACCTGCCCACCCTCCGAGTCCACCACCTTCTCCACCTTGTCCAGGACGAACAGCCCTTTACCAGCAGCTGGCTCCCCGCCTCCGCCCTtgccctcctcctccggccgccacTCCCCCTCCCCTTCCTCCCACCTCTCGCGGTGCCGACGAGGACCCCCCATCGCCGCGGACCCCGAGAGGAGGAGAAGCAGCATGAACAGCGGCGCCATCGTAACTACCCCGCGGCCCGTCATCCTCTAGCTTGCGCGATGtctgttggcttgttcctgaacgcCGCCTCTGTGGTCTCTGCTCTCTCGAGCGGCTGTGGGTATGCGAGGGAGATGTAGATGTAGGCATGTAGCTGGGGGCTCATGTTAAAGAGGCGGTCGACGGGTGGAGGGCGACGAGCTGCACGTGTCGACGTGCATGGCGCGCCTCATGTGCTCCACGTAGCGTGGCCGTGGGTGAGGCGGCAGTCTGGTTGACGCTAGGTGGCCTCGCCCGTTGCTCTCCAAGTGTGCTCTCGCACGGAAGGTTCTTGCCTCGATGGCCTGAGCTTGCGCTCCCCTGTTTCCCTTACGTGTTTTTTTTCTTCGATGACCATCTCCAAGTTCCCGTAGCTTCATTTTCACTCTTTACACAAAGAGCAGATTTGATTCACCCGAACAGTAGTGCCTCTggtttcaaaatatttaaaaatcacTATTTTCTGTTTTGTGAAATTATAAAATTTACTTCACCAATACATGCACATGTTCTGATACTTGCAAAAAGTTTCGGCGGAaattatgttgtattttgagctaaaAAAAATAGGGATTTGCTAGTTTTAAGTAACTTCGTGCTCAATCAAGTTTTACATCATTTGATTTGCATCGTAATTCatgctagtcatgagttgcaacataacTTGCAACAGACATTTGAtgatatgatttgaccaagagcgAAATTAGTTCTTAatcgactgagaaatagtcacagCCAAAAAAATATGGCTATGTTCAGGGATGGAAAACTGAACTAGGCCACATGTGATCCTACCTCAAGTCAGGTAAGGATGTTGTCTAGAGG contains:
- the LOC124696052 gene encoding vicilin-like seed storage protein At2g28490; its protein translation is MTGRGVVTMAPLFMLLLLLSGSAAMGGPRRHRERWEEGEGEWRPEEEGKGGGGEPAAGKGLFVLDKVEKVVDSEGGQVHVVRGQPWPPASFMHIGFITMEPKTLFVPQYMDSNLILFVQRGEVKVGWIHKDELVEKKLKMGDVLHIDAGSTFYMVNTGEGQRLQVICSIDASDSAGFGPYQSFYLGGAGKQGSVLGGFYPTILTTAFNTTYDELARIFTVKSGPIVFYTNTTDPGRGDKKRDAGEKERENDPWRPVGRGDEDERGNGQWTWSWRKLMGGFIGGAPSNAAEPNKKSDKTVSAPDPYNLFDHDPSFQNDYGWSVSIDKHDYEPLGHSDIGVYLVNLTAGSMMAPHVNPRATEYGVVLGGEGDIQVVFPNGTLAMSAKVRPGDVFWIPRYFPFAQVASQTGPFEFFGFTTSARRNRPQFLAGATSVLRTMLGPELAASFGVPEEELREVVHAQKDAVILPPVQEKEPRVIRQMVKE